In the genome of Massilia sp. W12, the window ACAGATTGAAGCCGACGCGGGTGCCGTAGGGGCCGACCGGGGCCAGATAACCCAGGCGACCAAACACGTTGGTCGGGGTCTGCGCCAGGGTGGTGTTGAGGTTCAAAATATCGCCAATGCCGAACGGCGCCAGATAATTCGCGCGCAAAGTGGCGCGGTATTCGCCAGCGAAACGGCTGCCCGCATTATCGAATTCGAGATTGCCGTTCAAGCGGCGCAATTCCGGCTTGGGCTGGATTTCCAGCGCAATATTGGCAGTGCCCGGCTCCTCGCCGGGGCTGAAGGTGGATTTGACTTCGACCCCCGGCAAGTCATTCAATTTCAGCAAGGGGCTTTCAATCGAGTTTTCAGTAATCAGGTCGCCCGGCTTCAAAGCCGACAACATGGTTTTGAATTGCGCTTCGGAAATCGTCGCGCCCTTGGGCAGCGGCGTGACAATATTCACCTTGCCGACGCGCCCTTCAAACACCTGGAAGGTCACCACGCCATCGCTCAACTCCTGGCGCGGCAATTGCACGCTGGCCAGGAAGTAGCGGTTGCCGGTGTAATGTCCCTTGACCTTGCTGGCGATATCTTCCAAGCCGGCGAAATCGACTTCCTTGCCGATATCATCCGCCACCAGCGCTTGCAACTGGGCTTCGGTGTACACCGTATTTCCGGTGAAACGGAAACCTTTGGGCGTAAATTTCAAGCTGGGCGCCGGCGGCGCAACCGCCACTGGCGGCGCAGCAGGCAATGCCGCCACCCCGCCCTTGCGCTCACGCTGCAATTTTTCCAGGCTTTCGATGCGTTTTAACATCTTCGTCGCCAAATCGCGCAATTCTTGCAATTCCTGGTCAATGCTGTCAGCCGCCGCGTCGTTGGCCCAAGCCTGCATCGGCAACCCCAGGCTGGCCATCATGCCGGCCAGGATCCAGTGGCGGCAGGCCCGGCGCAAAACCAGCGTCATTTGCGCTGGCGCGAAGCGGGGAGGAAGCTTCTGGATTGCATGCATGTTCATTCGCTACTCTTTTCCTTTTGACAATTTTTTATCGCGCCTTAGCGCCGCGCGCATCACGCGCGCGCGTGAAAAACAGGGCAACTGCCGTCAAGCTACGGGTTAGGGGTTTGCTGCAGACTCGCCGCATAATGCCGGGTCATGTAAGCGCACGAATTGCGCGCGCACTGAACGGCGGCTGCCACGGTGATGGCAGTGGAATGCATGGATGGGGGGAGTTGCAATCCGGTGGATTCTTATTAACAGCACTTTTTGACCGGCACGCTATCATAGCAGTTGTATGAGGATTGGCAATAGGCGAAAACATTTTATTGCAGATTAAAACTTTCCATTCCGCTGTTACAACAACATCAAGTAATACGCCGAGCGGCGCACTCCCCGCTGCCCATTGTCGGAAATCCGACAAGCTTGCCGGATTCGGGTTGCATGGCGTCTGAATTGAATGTATCGTTTTGACTCACCCTTGCCGCTATCCCAAGACGACCTTGACTACCTGGACGCAACTCACCCCCAGCCGCCTGCATCAATGCGGCAAGCTGCAGGCTTACGGCATGACCAATGTCGGGCGCGTGCGCAAATCGAATGAGGATAATTTCCTGATCGATGAAACGCTTGGCCTGTGCATCGTCGGCGATGGCATGGGCGGCCACGAAGCAGGCGAAATCGCCAGCGCGGAAGCGCTCGAAGCCCTGCGTTTTTTCATCCGTCACCGCCTTCAAACCGGCGCCGGCGCCGCGCCGCCGGATGAGGATGACACGGTGCCGGCGATCCAGCCGGGATTGCCGATCAAGCGCCCCACTGTGCAAGACGACCCCGACGCCACCCTGTCCGACGGCTCGATGCCGGCAGTGGCGACGGTGTTTGACGCCGTCGAATACGCCAACGCCCATCTGTACAAACAAAACCAGAGCCAGTCCATGGAAGAAGGGCGCGGCATGGGCACCACGCTGACCGGCTGGTGGCAATTTCTGCCCGGCGCCCCGGTGGTGGTGTTCCATGTTGGCGACAGCCGCCTTTACCTGCTGCGCGACGGTCAATTGCAGCAACTCACCAAAGACCAAACCCTGTACCAGCAAGCGCTTGACATGGGGCAAACCAACCACATGCCGGCGCGCAATCTCTTGCTGCAGGCGGTCGGCCCGAGCGATTACGTCAACCCGGAAGTATTTCCCTACAACATGCAAAGCGGCGATTTATATCTGCTGTGCTCAGACGGCTTGCATTCCGGCGTGCCCGACAATGTGATTCAAGACGCCTTGCGCAAGACGCACGCCGACAATTTGCCGCAAATTTGCGAAATGTTGATCGATCTGGCGAATCAATACGGCGGCAAAGACAATGTCACCGTCGTACTGGCGCGCCACCCCTGAGTCAAGCGCACCCTGTGGACAACGCTGTGCATAAACCCTGTAAAACCCCGTTCATAATTTGTGCATACACTGTTGAAATATTTTTTCACTGTGGATAAAGCTGTGAATAGCAGCTGCAAAGTCTGTTGATAAGAAAGGCAAGCGCCATGCAAGACCCTTTTTCCCTGGCCGGCAAACGCGGCTTGATTCTTGGCCTGGCGAATGAACACAGCATCGCCTGGGGTTGCGCCAAAGTCGCGCATGCGCGCGGCGCGCGTCTGGCCCTGTCCTGCCTGAACCCGAAAGTGGCCGGCTTGCTGGCTCCGCTGGCGGCCAGCTGCCAAGCCCCGCTGTTGGCCTGCAATGTGGAGCAGGAAGACGAATTGCAAGCCTGCATCGAACAGGCCGCCGCGCATCTGGGCCAATTTGATTTCATCATCCACTCCATCGCCTGGGCCCCGTTGCCGGATCTGCATGGCCGCGTGCTGGATTGCAGCCGCAGCGGATTTGCGCGCGCCATGCAAATCTCCTGTCAATCCTTTGCCGAAACCGTGCGCCGCGCCGAACCCTGGCTGGCGCCGCAAGCCAGCGTGCTGACCATGAGCTATATCGGGGCACAGGAAGCCACCCCGCATTACGGCATGATGGGGCCGGTCAAAGCCGCGCTCGAATCGCTGGTGCGCTATATGGCGTTGGAACTGGGGCCGAAAGGCGTGCGCGTGCACGCCATTTCGCCCGGCCCGATCCCGACCCGCGCCGCCTCCGGTCTGGAAGATTTTGACGGCTTGATGCAACACGCAATCACGCACGCACCCTTGCGCCGCCTGGCCACGCTGGATGAAATCGGCAATCTGGCCGCCTTCCTGGTCAGCGATGCGGCCAGCGGTATGAGCGGGCAAACCCTGTTTGTCGATGCCGGTTTTCACGCTGTGCAATAAGGCCGCCGCCTGATTTACAATCTGTGCATATTTCAGGAGGCCATCATGAAACGCCTGCTTGCATGCACTTTTTCCCTCATCCTCCTGAACGCCTGCGGCGGCGGGGGCGGCGGCAGCCCGGCGGCCAGCAACACGCCGGCCAGCGGACAGAGCAACGGCTCCGCGCAATACGCCGGCATTTGTCAGCCGGCAGCGGAAAAATCCTGGGTGCGCGCGCATCTGGATGATGTTTATCTGTGGTACCGGGAGATTGAGGATAAACCGGCGCAGAATTACAGCACGCCGCAAAGCTATTTCGACGCTCTGCTGGTGAGCCGGCGCGACCGCTTCAGCTTCACCGCGCCGCAAAGCGATATTGATGATTTTTTCGACAGCGGCGCGGAAATCAGCTATGGCTTGAATTATCTGAAACAGGGCGAATTGATCCGCATCGCCTACAATGAACCCGGCTCGCCGGCGGAGCTGGCCGGCATCCGGCGCGGCGCCAATCTGCTGAGCATCAATGGCGCGCCGCTGGCGCAATACAGCGCCAGCCAGCGTAAAAGCCTGCTCAATCCGCACACCCTTGGCGCCAGCGCGCGCTTGCTCTTCCAGCAGGAAGGCAGCCTCCTAGATGTCACCCTGCAGGCGCAAAGAGTGGTCAAGGCGCCGGTGCAAAACGTCAAGGTGATTTCCAGCGCAAACGGAAAACGGGTCGGCTATTTGCAATTCAATGATCACATCAGTTCCGCCGAAAACCTGTTGCGCAACGCATTTATGCAATTCGTGCTGGCGAATGTGGATGAGCTGGTGCTGGATCTGCGCTATAACGGCGGCGGCTATCTCGACATCGCCAGCCAGGTCGCCAGCATGAGCGCCGGCCCGGTCGTGCAAGGCAAGGTGTTTGAACGCCAGATCTTCAATGACAAACACAGCGCCTGGACCAATGACCCCGCCAGCACCCTGGGGTTTCGCAACACCACCAGCGATGGCCGCCAGCTGCCGCAATTAGCAATGAAACGGGTGTTTGTGTTGAGCAGCGCCGACACTTGCTCCGCCAGCGAGGCGATTATCAACGGCCTGCGCCCCTTCGTGCCGGTGATCACGATAGGCCGCGCGACTTGCGGCAAGCCGTATGGCTTTTATCAGGAAAACAATTGCGGCACAGCGTATTTCGCCGTCGAGTTTTATGGCGTCAATCAAAACGGACAAAGCGTGCCGACTGAAGGCATGGCCGCCACTTGCGCGGTGGAAGATGATTTAAGCCATGCATTAGGCGATAGCCGCGAGGGCATGCTGGCCGCCGCACTCTACTATATTGAGCGCGGCAGCTGCCCGTCCGCCGCACAAAGCCGGGCGCGCCAACGCAATCTCAGCGCGGCCCTGCTGGAGCGCAGCGCCTGGCGCAGCGTCGCCCTGCGGCGTTGATTGCTCAGGGCGTGCGCTTTAGCAAGGGACGCACGCCCCCTTGTTCCTGCCAGCGCAAATACACTTGCAGCGCAGCGTAAGCATCATTTGCGGCGTACAGCTTTTGCGCCTCGCTTAAAGGCAATCTGGCCCAATTGCTGGTGGTGATGCTGCGCGGCTTGTGCAAATCCTGCTGCAGCCAGCGCGCCACCGCGCCGCGCGCGCCGATTTCCTGATGCCGGTTTTCACGCAATTCGCGCGATAAATCCATCACCGGATGCAATTTCCAGCCAAAGCGGCGCTGCATATGCCGCACATCGTTGCGTAAGCCAAAACCGATTTTCAACACCGCCTCGCTTTGCAATAAGTCCGCCAATTCCGGCCACAATGGCGCGCCCGGCTGCAGCGGAAACAGCCAGGCTTGCCGGGTGCTGGCCAATTGCAATAAATGCGGGCCGTCTGACTTTTCGCCTTTGACAAAGGTCGGGCGCGATTCAGTATCCAAACCCAGCATGCTGCACGCCTGCAGGTCAGGCAAAGCGGCCAACATCGCGGCCGGGCTGTCAATCCACGCAATCTGCGCCAGCGTCAAGCCACGGAACACCGGCAGCGCGCCTTCCGCCGCCGTACTCATGCGGCCCCCGCGCCACAAACCGGGCAATCCGGGTTTTTGCTGACGCGGATCGTGCTCCACTCCATGCTGCGCACATCCAATAGCAAAAGCCGGCCGGCCAGGCTGCGCCCGAATGGCGTAAGCAGCTTCAATGCCTCTGCCGCCTGCATCGCGCCGATGATGCCGACCAGGGGCGCAAAAACCCCCATCGCGCCGCAAGCCTCGTCCTGAAACTGCTGATCCGGTGGAAACAGGCAAGCGTAGCAAGGCGCATCCGCCTGGCGTGAGTCAAACACCGAAATCTGCCCATCCAGCCGCACCGCCGCACCCGACACCAGCGGCTTGCGCGCCGCCACGCAGGCCGCATTCACCGCGTGCCGGGTGGCGAAATTATCGCTGCAATCCAATACCAGATCGGCCCCCGCCACCGCCTGCTGCAAGGCGCTTCCCTGCAATTTTTCCTGCAGAGGAATGATTTCCACTTCGGGATTGATCTGCTGCAGACAGATGCGGGCCGATTCGACCTTGGGCAGACCGACGCGGGCGCTGGTGTGCAAGAGCTGGCGCTGTAAATTGCTCAAATCCACCGTATCGTGATCGGCCAGGGTCAAGCGGCCCAGACCGGCGGCGGCCAGATATAAGGCCACCGGCGAACCCAGACCGCCGGCGCCGATCACCAGCGCATGCGCCGCCGACAGCGCCTGCTGTCCCTCGAACCCGATTTCATTGAGCAGAATATGGCGCGAATAGCGCAAAAGTTGTTGATCATTCATGGCTGGCAGGCAAACGCCGCATTCAAAACCCAGACTATAGCCGCAGCCGGCGCCGCCACGCAATGCGCGCAAAAAGAAAAAAGGCAAGACTGGCGATGCGCGCCGCAAAATCAGCCCGCCATGTCAGCTGGCGGCGCGCAGATCATGGCATCCGCAAGAAGCGCGGCAAAAAATATGCACAGCTTTTTCCACAGATTTATCCCCGTCAATCAGCAGGATATCCACCTCTTGCACAGCAGTTTTTCCCGACTTATACACAGCTTTTTCCACTGCTGCCGCCGGACTGCATATGAAAAAAAGGGGCCGGACTTCCGTCCGCCCCCTTTTCACACGTCAACCCTGAGACTTCAGGCGCTGCGTAATTACTTACCGCAACCCAGCGACTTGATACGGTCGTAAGCTGCTTTGGCTTGCACCAGACCGAAGCCGAATTTCACATCGCGGCCAGCTGCGCCCAGATCTTGCGCGCTCTTTTGCAGAGAAATACGCATTTGTGCAGCGGTACAGGTCGGGAAGTAGCTCCACACCAGGGCAGCGACTGCGGACACATGCGGGGTCGCCATCGAAGTGCCGTCATAGTAGGCGTAGTTGGTCGCCTTCACATTCACGGTTGCGCTTTGGCCAACTTTGGTCTTCATCACTGCGCCGTCGGTATCGCTGGCGGTGACAGACGGGATCGTGGTCACAGCCGTACCCAGGGTGCCGCCGAAGCTGCCTGCTGCATTGTTATACACAATCGCGCCCACGCCGCCGCTGCTTTGGCAGTTATTCACCTTGGTGGCGAAATCAACCGTACCGCGCTGGATCAAGCAAATCTTGCCTGCGGCGCCGGTATTGGTCTTGTCGCCGATGCCGAAGTCAAACAGTGCTGCGGTAGCGGTTTTGGCTGGCGAACCGCTCATGCCGCCCACGGTGTAAGCCACGCCTGCCACGCTGGCGGAAGATTCACGCCCTTGGCCCATCGGCACGGTGGACAACACATTGGTGCCGGGACCGGCCAATTCCACTTTGGTGTTGTATTGCGAGAAAGTGGACCATTGTTTGTTTTCGTCAATCGAACCCACCGAAATCACGCTGCTGTAGCCTGCCGGATAGGACACGGCGGTGGCTTTGGCCGGATCCGGATCATCGCCGTCATTGCCGGCGGCGGCGATCAACAGAATGCCAGCCTTGGCCAGATTGCTGAAGGTGGTGTTTTCAGACGCGCTGTAGCTCGGGCCGCCGAGGGACATCGAAACCACATTCGCGCCAGCTGCTTTACATTTGTTTGCTGCGGCGGACAGGGAAGAGGAATACGCCCAGCCGTCTTTGCCGAACACTTTCACAATGTGCAGCTTGATTTTCTTGTTCGGGTTCACACCGACCACGCCAACGCCGCTGTTATTCACGGCGGCAATGGTGCCGGCAACGTGGGTGCCGTGGCCGCTTTCATCGGTATACCACCAGCCGGTGCCGCTATCGTATTCGCCGGTGGCGGTGTTGCCGGTCAGATCTTCGTGCGCACGGTCATAGCCGGAGTCAATAATGCAAACCTTGCGGTTGGCGGCATTCGCATCGCCGGAGGGCAGCAGGTCGGCTTGCACTTGCTTGATGCCATACGGCACCAATTGGCCGGTCAGATACGGGGCTCCGGTGGAGGGGGTGGCGCCAGCCATCGGGTAACGGCGCACATCTTCTTCCACCACTTCAATATTCTTATTACCTTTGAGCTGCTTGACGCTATCTTTGCTGCCTTCAATCGACACCGCATTCATGCTGTGGATCTGATACTTCACATTGGCGCGAGCAGCCAGAATCGCGCTGCGCACTTCATTGTGGGAACCGTCTTTGAAATGCACCACATAGCGGCTGTTATCTTGTGCTGCGGCCGTGCTGGAGAAAGCCATTGCGGCGAACACTGCGCTGGCGATTGCGGAAGCCTTGATGTTGAATTGCGTCATGTCTGAGTCCCTCGGTATAGATTGATTGTGTGAATAGGAGTGAAACTATCACCGCATTCTTATTTGCAACAATTGTGACAATTTGTGATGCGTTGGACTTATCTTAAAACAGGCTTGGAAACTTGTCCACATCAAAATTACAAAATTTTTGATGGTCAAACCAGCCATATCCCAACTTTTTGCAGTGCAGCATGGTAAGAAATCTGAGGAATCTTCCCATTGCGCACTATTTTGGTGCGGATTTTCCGCCCCATTTTTGGGCGCTGGCAGCTATCAAAAAAACATTTGTTGCATTTGTCATAGTGCGAAATACGCTGCGGCGAGCGTCTTCAGATGTGATAAAGCAAGCAGC includes:
- a CDS encoding protein phosphatase 2C domain-containing protein; translated protein: MTTWTQLTPSRLHQCGKLQAYGMTNVGRVRKSNEDNFLIDETLGLCIVGDGMGGHEAGEIASAEALEALRFFIRHRLQTGAGAAPPDEDDTVPAIQPGLPIKRPTVQDDPDATLSDGSMPAVATVFDAVEYANAHLYKQNQSQSMEEGRGMGTTLTGWWQFLPGAPVVVFHVGDSRLYLLRDGQLQQLTKDQTLYQQALDMGQTNHMPARNLLLQAVGPSDYVNPEVFPYNMQSGDLYLLCSDGLHSGVPDNVIQDALRKTHADNLPQICEMLIDLANQYGGKDNVTVVLARHP
- a CDS encoding ShlB/FhaC/HecB family hemolysin secretion/activation protein, giving the protein MNMHAIQKLPPRFAPAQMTLVLRRACRHWILAGMMASLGLPMQAWANDAAADSIDQELQELRDLATKMLKRIESLEKLQRERKGGVAALPAAPPVAVAPPAPSLKFTPKGFRFTGNTVYTEAQLQALVADDIGKEVDFAGLEDIASKVKGHYTGNRYFLASVQLPRQELSDGVVTFQVFEGRVGKVNIVTPLPKGATISEAQFKTMLSALKPGDLITENSIESPLLKLNDLPGVEVKSTFSPGEEPGTANIALEIQPKPELRRLNGNLEFDNAGSRFAGEYRATLRANYLAPFGIGDILNLNTTLAQTPTNVFGRLGYLAPVGPYGTRVGFNLSKLSYALGRNFKELNVNGAATLAELVAVHPFLRTKEYNLVGQFGLETKRLLDKQAQTEDQNKSIDSLKFQFNGDYRGDGHVNTANLDLILGNLKIKEKAQMDLDQGRDGYHTAGRFAKINFNLSRLQQFKFNSRLEGMFTVSGQLASKNLTSAEKFTLGGANRVRGYPAGEGGGDQGFAASAELRYAMPDVKFLGAGLSLSAFADYGMVWRNRNPGQAPQISDAGANRRGLGAIGVGFKLGAPDEFLIRSDLAWGLSGPSTSDEGANRLRLWFQGIRWF
- a CDS encoding S41 family peptidase yields the protein MKRLLACTFSLILLNACGGGGGGSPAASNTPASGQSNGSAQYAGICQPAAEKSWVRAHLDDVYLWYREIEDKPAQNYSTPQSYFDALLVSRRDRFSFTAPQSDIDDFFDSGAEISYGLNYLKQGELIRIAYNEPGSPAELAGIRRGANLLSINGAPLAQYSASQRKSLLNPHTLGASARLLFQQEGSLLDVTLQAQRVVKAPVQNVKVISSANGKRVGYLQFNDHISSAENLLRNAFMQFVLANVDELVLDLRYNGGGYLDIASQVASMSAGPVVQGKVFERQIFNDKHSAWTNDPASTLGFRNTTSDGRQLPQLAMKRVFVLSSADTCSASEAIINGLRPFVPVITIGRATCGKPYGFYQENNCGTAYFAVEFYGVNQNGQSVPTEGMAATCAVEDDLSHALGDSREGMLAAALYYIERGSCPSAAQSRARQRNLSAALLERSAWRSVALRR
- a CDS encoding 3'-5' exonuclease translates to MSTAAEGALPVFRGLTLAQIAWIDSPAAMLAALPDLQACSMLGLDTESRPTFVKGEKSDGPHLLQLASTRQAWLFPLQPGAPLWPELADLLQSEAVLKIGFGLRNDVRHMQRRFGWKLHPVMDLSRELRENRHQEIGARGAVARWLQQDLHKPRSITTSNWARLPLSEAQKLYAANDAYAALQVYLRWQEQGGVRPLLKRTP
- the moeB gene encoding molybdopterin-synthase adenylyltransferase MoeB, which codes for MNDQQLLRYSRHILLNEIGFEGQQALSAAHALVIGAGGLGSPVALYLAAAGLGRLTLADHDTVDLSNLQRQLLHTSARVGLPKVESARICLQQINPEVEIIPLQEKLQGSALQQAVAGADLVLDCSDNFATRHAVNAACVAARKPLVSGAAVRLDGQISVFDSRQADAPCYACLFPPDQQFQDEACGAMGVFAPLVGIIGAMQAAEALKLLTPFGRSLAGRLLLLDVRSMEWSTIRVSKNPDCPVCGAGAA
- a CDS encoding SDR family oxidoreductase; protein product: MQDPFSLAGKRGLILGLANEHSIAWGCAKVAHARGARLALSCLNPKVAGLLAPLAASCQAPLLACNVEQEDELQACIEQAAAHLGQFDFIIHSIAWAPLPDLHGRVLDCSRSGFARAMQISCQSFAETVRRAEPWLAPQASVLTMSYIGAQEATPHYGMMGPVKAALESLVRYMALELGPKGVRVHAISPGPIPTRAASGLEDFDGLMQHAITHAPLRRLATLDEIGNLAAFLVSDAASGMSGQTLFVDAGFHAVQ
- a CDS encoding S8 family serine peptidase, which translates into the protein MTQFNIKASAIASAVFAAMAFSSTAAAQDNSRYVVHFKDGSHNEVRSAILAARANVKYQIHSMNAVSIEGSKDSVKQLKGNKNIEVVEEDVRRYPMAGATPSTGAPYLTGQLVPYGIKQVQADLLPSGDANAANRKVCIIDSGYDRAHEDLTGNTATGEYDSGTGWWYTDESGHGTHVAGTIAAVNNSGVGVVGVNPNKKIKLHIVKVFGKDGWAYSSSLSAAANKCKAAGANVVSMSLGGPSYSASENTTFSNLAKAGILLIAAAGNDGDDPDPAKATAVSYPAGYSSVISVGSIDENKQWSTFSQYNTKVELAGPGTNVLSTVPMGQGRESSASVAGVAYTVGGMSGSPAKTATAALFDFGIGDKTNTGAAGKICLIQRGTVDFATKVNNCQSSGGVGAIVYNNAAGSFGGTLGTAVTTIPSVTASDTDGAVMKTKVGQSATVNVKATNYAYYDGTSMATPHVSAVAALVWSYFPTCTAAQMRISLQKSAQDLGAAGRDVKFGFGLVQAKAAYDRIKSLGCGK